A window of Streptomyces armeniacus contains these coding sequences:
- a CDS encoding acyl-CoA thioesterase: MRHVFQCTLRWSDMDAFGHVNNVVFVRYLEEARIDLMFRLAEEAAAGSSSPGGSFRGGSVVARHEIDYRRPLVYRHTPVTIETWVTKVNAASATLDYEIKDTEEVYARARTVIVPYDLERARPRRLTDEEKSFLEGYFDDSAAPGLR; encoded by the coding sequence GTGCGGCACGTATTCCAGTGCACCCTGCGCTGGTCGGACATGGATGCCTTCGGGCATGTCAACAACGTGGTCTTCGTCCGTTATCTGGAGGAGGCCAGGATCGACCTCATGTTCCGGCTGGCTGAGGAGGCGGCGGCCGGATCGTCGTCCCCCGGCGGGTCGTTCAGGGGCGGTTCGGTGGTGGCCCGGCACGAGATCGACTATCGCCGGCCGCTGGTGTACCGGCACACCCCCGTGACCATCGAGACGTGGGTGACCAAGGTCAACGCCGCGTCGGCGACGCTGGACTACGAGATCAAGGACACCGAGGAGGTATACGCGCGGGCCCGGACCGTCATAGTCCCCTACGACCTGGAGCGGGCCCGTCCCAGGCGGCTGACGGACGAGGAGAAGTCCTTCCTGGAGGGGTACTTCGATGACAGTGCCGCGCCTGGTCTTCGCTGA
- a CDS encoding ATP-binding protein, with translation MEFKGRAVDLDLLARQLRLVTGGAGATRGQAVIMTGRRRVGKSRLVQEFCDRSGVPYVVFQATRGRNAVAERADFSAALAQSPLPGAELVGGLHAADWNQALRSLAVAVPDDAPSVAVIDEVPWLVEQDPEFEGALQTAWDRHLSAKPVLLILVGSDMSVMEALQSYGRPFFGRATKMTVRPLHLADVQAATGLDAADAVDALLITGGFPEIVQSWRPGMGRADFLREAVSNPLSPLLVAGELSLLGEFPEASHSRAVLEAVGSGERTFSAIAAQAGGAGALPSGTLSPLLHTLQTKRVLATDLPLSAKADTKNKRYRIADPYLRFWLAFLQRGIPLIERGRGDLALERIERSWPTWRGRAVEPVIRESLLRLLPDDRWPHTEAIGGWWNRQNNPEVDLIGADREPVAGAVHFIGSVKWLESQPFGRREYDALARDMLAVPGAEPDTPLVAVSRCGVQDGLPLAAHWGPGDLVRAWQ, from the coding sequence ATGGAGTTCAAGGGCAGGGCTGTCGATCTCGACCTGCTGGCCAGGCAGCTGCGCCTTGTGACCGGGGGTGCGGGCGCCACGCGCGGGCAGGCTGTGATCATGACGGGGCGGCGCCGGGTGGGGAAGTCTCGCCTGGTCCAGGAGTTCTGTGACCGGTCCGGCGTTCCGTACGTGGTCTTCCAGGCGACCCGGGGTCGTAACGCCGTTGCCGAGCGGGCGGACTTCTCCGCGGCGCTCGCGCAGTCGCCGCTGCCCGGGGCGGAGCTGGTGGGTGGGCTGCATGCCGCGGACTGGAATCAGGCGCTGCGTTCCCTGGCCGTCGCGGTGCCGGACGATGCACCGAGTGTCGCGGTGATTGACGAAGTGCCGTGGCTGGTGGAACAGGACCCGGAGTTCGAAGGGGCGTTGCAGACGGCCTGGGACCGTCATCTGTCCGCCAAGCCGGTTCTGCTGATCCTGGTGGGCAGCGACATGTCGGTGATGGAGGCGCTGCAGTCGTATGGCCGTCCGTTCTTCGGGCGGGCCACGAAGATGACCGTACGGCCGTTGCACCTGGCCGATGTGCAGGCGGCGACGGGTCTGGACGCGGCGGACGCGGTGGACGCGCTGCTGATCACCGGGGGCTTCCCGGAGATCGTCCAGTCGTGGCGGCCGGGTATGGGGCGTGCGGATTTCCTGCGCGAGGCTGTGTCCAATCCGCTTTCACCACTGCTCGTGGCGGGCGAGCTGTCCCTTCTGGGGGAGTTCCCAGAGGCCTCGCATTCCCGGGCGGTGCTGGAAGCGGTCGGCAGTGGCGAGCGGACCTTCTCCGCCATCGCCGCGCAGGCCGGCGGCGCCGGTGCCCTGCCCTCCGGAACCCTGTCGCCGTTGCTGCACACCCTGCAGACCAAACGCGTACTCGCCACCGACCTGCCGCTCTCCGCCAAGGCCGACACCAAGAACAAGCGCTACCGGATCGCCGACCCATACCTTCGTTTCTGGCTGGCCTTCCTGCAGCGGGGAATCCCGCTCATCGAACGTGGCCGCGGGGATCTGGCCCTGGAGCGCATCGAGCGGTCCTGGCCCACCTGGCGAGGACGAGCGGTCGAGCCGGTCATCCGCGAGTCGCTGCTGCGCCTGCTTCCCGATGACAGGTGGCCGCACACGGAAGCGATCGGCGGCTGGTGGAACCGTCAGAACAACCCCGAGGTCGACCTGATCGGCGCCGACCGCGAACCGGTGGCGGGTGCTGTGCACTTCATCGGCTCGGTCAAGTGGCTGGAGTCCCAGCCGTTCGGTCGACGCGAGTACGACGCCCTGGCCCGGGACATGCTCGCGGTGCCCGGCGCCGAACCCGACACCCCGCTTGTCGCCGTCTCCCGCTGCGGCGTCCAGGACGGCCTGCCGCTCGCCGCGCACTGGGGCCCGGGAGACCTGGTCCGGGCTTGGCAGTAG
- a CDS encoding single-stranded DNA-binding protein, producing MYGVQVTVAGNAVTPIEYQTAGPGYPTARFRLAGTVREFDRARGRWTEAYTDYYTVWAQRTLAQNLASSVTIGEPLIVRGTLRVRESEGGDGRGLASVDLLATAIGHDLSYGTSAFARVSRAKPGLTADGSDAGRRAVQTRGQAQGQGQGQAPRPHTGADAGTGRGMSTGTGTGTDARGYGPRRSGAAGADARGPGRTTSRSEAGVPHEDAPVVKIPVRRIPG from the coding sequence ATGTACGGGGTGCAGGTGACGGTGGCGGGGAACGCGGTCACACCGATCGAGTACCAGACGGCGGGGCCGGGCTATCCGACGGCGCGGTTCCGGCTGGCGGGCACGGTCCGGGAGTTCGACCGGGCGCGGGGGCGCTGGACGGAGGCGTACACGGACTACTACACGGTCTGGGCGCAGCGCACGCTCGCGCAGAACCTCGCCTCGTCGGTGACCATCGGCGAACCGCTCATCGTGCGGGGGACGTTGCGGGTGCGGGAGTCCGAGGGCGGCGACGGACGCGGGCTCGCCTCGGTGGACCTGCTCGCGACGGCGATCGGGCACGACCTGTCGTACGGCACCTCCGCGTTCGCTCGGGTGAGCCGGGCCAAACCGGGGCTGACGGCGGACGGTTCGGACGCCGGCCGGAGAGCGGTGCAGACGCGGGGACAGGCGCAGGGACAGGGACAGGGGCAGGCGCCGCGACCGCACACGGGCGCGGACGCGGGCACGGGCAGGGGCATGAGCACGGGCACGGGTACGGGTACGGACGCGAGAGGGTACGGGCCGCGGCGAAGTGGCGCCGCCGGCGCGGACGCGAGAGGGCCCGGGCGGACAACCAGCAGGTCGGAGGCGGGCGTTCCGCATGAGGACGCCCCCGTCGTGAAGATCCCAGTCCGTCGGATTCCGGGATAA
- a CDS encoding TQXA domain-containing protein, whose product MTSVRGRAAVRLAAALLAPGLLAAGAIAGAGPAAADSGPSPQGGATATLNGLKTSDQAVVRQDGAEDLKTGAGLFEMSVEDGGTLQTYSLDVHNPAQELARYQEVPWRASSLHDNRDAGRIRWILQHSYPQVNDLEKLASEARTGPLTPGTAAAGTQVAIWRFSDGADVRAVDPAAEKLADHLRSAARKMAEPKASLALTQPAVSGKDGGRLGPVTVHTSARNVTVTPGADAAASGVRITDKKGRPVTTARHGSELYFDVPAGAEPGTTSLTAQSATTIPVGRTLTGTGELAKSQTQILAGSSGSTVSATATARWADQGAIPALTAEKNCADGGVDVTSENKGDGPFRFTLGDVDYEIAPGETRTVTVPVAEDQSYKIEIPVPEGTGDGGDYGSGEDSGRTFTGVLDCEPGATGSDEAGLAPQTGAETPLDGGDDTATTGGEPDLAETGNSSNTPLIIGLALGLVVVGGAAMLLVRKRKPGGASGAGPSGPSAPSAPSAPSKPSEPSDSGE is encoded by the coding sequence ATGACTTCTGTACGCGGACGGGCAGCAGTCCGTCTGGCCGCCGCTCTGCTGGCCCCCGGGCTGCTGGCGGCGGGGGCGATAGCGGGCGCGGGGCCGGCTGCCGCCGACAGCGGACCCTCCCCGCAGGGGGGTGCCACCGCGACGCTGAACGGACTGAAGACCTCCGACCAGGCCGTCGTCCGGCAGGACGGCGCCGAGGATCTGAAGACCGGCGCGGGCCTCTTCGAGATGTCGGTCGAAGACGGCGGGACCCTGCAGACCTACTCTCTCGATGTCCACAATCCGGCCCAGGAGCTGGCGCGTTACCAGGAAGTGCCGTGGCGCGCCTCCTCCCTGCACGACAACCGCGACGCGGGCAGAATCCGCTGGATTCTGCAGCACTCCTACCCCCAGGTGAACGACCTGGAGAAGCTGGCGTCCGAGGCCCGCACCGGGCCGCTCACGCCGGGCACCGCGGCGGCCGGCACCCAGGTGGCGATCTGGCGGTTCTCGGACGGCGCCGACGTACGGGCCGTGGACCCGGCCGCCGAGAAGCTGGCCGACCATCTGCGGAGCGCCGCCAGGAAGATGGCCGAGCCGAAGGCTTCGCTGGCGCTCACACAGCCCGCCGTCTCGGGCAAGGACGGCGGCCGGCTCGGGCCGGTCACCGTGCACACCAGCGCCCGGAACGTCACCGTCACGCCCGGTGCGGACGCCGCCGCGTCGGGCGTGCGGATCACCGACAAGAAGGGCAGGCCGGTGACCACGGCGCGGCACGGCAGCGAGCTGTACTTCGACGTGCCCGCGGGCGCCGAGCCGGGCACCACCTCGCTGACCGCGCAGTCCGCCACCACCATCCCGGTCGGCCGCACCCTCACCGGGACCGGTGAACTCGCCAAGAGCCAGACCCAGATACTCGCCGGGTCCAGCGGCTCGACGGTCTCCGCGACGGCCACCGCGCGCTGGGCCGACCAGGGCGCCATACCCGCGCTCACGGCGGAGAAGAACTGCGCCGACGGCGGTGTGGACGTCACCTCCGAGAACAAGGGCGACGGCCCGTTCCGCTTCACCCTCGGCGACGTGGACTACGAGATCGCGCCCGGTGAGACCAGGACGGTCACGGTGCCCGTGGCGGAGGACCAGTCGTACAAGATCGAGATACCCGTTCCCGAGGGCACGGGTGACGGCGGCGACTACGGTTCCGGCGAGGACTCCGGCCGGACCTTCACCGGCGTGCTCGATTGTGAGCCCGGGGCCACGGGCAGTGACGAGGCGGGGCTCGCCCCGCAGACCGGTGCGGAGACGCCCCTCGACGGCGGCGACGACACCGCCACCACGGGTGGCGAGCCGGACCTGGCCGAGACGGGGAACAGCAGCAACACCCCGCTGATCATCGGGCTCGCCCTGGGCCTGGTCGTGGTCGGCGGAGCGGCGATGCTGCTCGTACGGAAGCGGAAGCCGGGCGGCGCGTCCGGGGCAGGCCCGTCGGGCCCGTCGGCCCCGTCGGCCCCGTCGGCCCCGTCGAAGCCGTCGGAGCCTTCGGACTCCGGAGAGTGA
- the ettA gene encoding energy-dependent translational throttle protein EttA has product MAEFIYTMRKARKAHGDKVILDDVTLDFLPGAKIGVVGPNGAGKSTVLKIMAGLEQPSNGDAYLLPGYNVGILLQEPPLDETKTVLENVQGGVSEIKGKLDRFNEIAEQMATDYSDALMEEMGKLQEDLDHANAWDLDAQLEQAMDALGCPPGDWPVTNLSGGEKRRVALCKLLLEQPDLLLLDEPTNHLDAESVQWLEQHLAKYEGTVVAITHDRYFLDNVAEWILELDRGRALAYEGNYSTYLEKKQARLKVEGQKDVKRQKRLKEELEWVRSNAKGRQAKSKSRLTRYEEMAAEAEKTRKLDFEEIQIPPGPRLGNVVVEIEHLNKAFDDKVLIDDLSFTLPRNGIVGVIGPNGAGKTTLFKMIQGLEEPDSGSIKVGDTVKISYVDQSRANIDPKKTLWAVVSDELDYINVGQVEMPSRAYVSAFGFKGPDQQKPAGVLSGGERNRLNLALTLKQGGNLLLLDEPTNDLDVETLSSLENALLDFPGCAVVVSHDRWFLDRIATHILAYEGESKWFWFEGNFESYEKNKIERLGADAARPHRATYKKLTRG; this is encoded by the coding sequence TTGGCTGAGTTCATCTACACCATGCGCAAGGCGCGTAAGGCGCACGGCGACAAGGTCATCCTTGACGATGTCACCCTGGACTTCCTGCCGGGGGCGAAGATCGGTGTCGTGGGCCCCAACGGTGCCGGCAAGTCCACGGTGCTGAAGATCATGGCCGGCCTCGAGCAGCCGTCCAACGGCGACGCCTACCTCCTGCCCGGCTACAACGTCGGCATCCTCCTGCAGGAGCCCCCGCTGGACGAGACGAAGACCGTGCTGGAGAACGTGCAGGGCGGCGTCTCCGAGATCAAGGGGAAGCTCGACCGCTTCAACGAGATCGCCGAGCAGATGGCGACCGACTACTCCGACGCGTTGATGGAGGAGATGGGCAAGCTCCAGGAGGACCTGGACCACGCCAACGCGTGGGACCTGGACGCCCAGCTTGAGCAGGCCATGGACGCGCTCGGCTGCCCGCCCGGCGACTGGCCCGTCACCAATCTGTCCGGTGGTGAGAAGCGCCGCGTCGCGCTGTGCAAGCTGCTGCTCGAGCAGCCCGACCTGCTCCTCCTGGACGAGCCCACCAACCACCTGGACGCCGAGTCCGTGCAGTGGCTGGAGCAGCACCTCGCCAAGTACGAGGGCACCGTCGTGGCCATCACGCACGACAGGTACTTCCTGGACAACGTCGCCGAGTGGATCCTCGAGCTGGACCGCGGCCGCGCGCTCGCCTACGAGGGCAACTACTCCACGTACCTGGAGAAGAAGCAGGCCCGGCTCAAGGTCGAGGGGCAGAAGGACGTCAAGCGCCAGAAGCGCCTCAAGGAGGAGCTGGAGTGGGTCCGCTCCAACGCCAAGGGGCGGCAGGCCAAGTCCAAGTCGCGGCTGACCCGTTACGAGGAGATGGCGGCCGAGGCGGAGAAGACCCGGAAGCTGGACTTCGAGGAGATCCAGATCCCGCCGGGCCCGCGCCTGGGCAACGTGGTCGTCGAGATCGAGCACCTGAACAAGGCGTTCGACGACAAGGTGCTGATCGACGACCTGTCGTTCACCCTGCCGCGCAACGGCATCGTCGGCGTGATCGGCCCCAACGGCGCGGGCAAGACCACGCTGTTCAAGATGATCCAGGGCCTCGAGGAGCCGGACTCCGGCTCGATCAAGGTCGGTGACACGGTCAAGATCTCGTACGTGGACCAGTCCCGGGCCAACATCGACCCCAAGAAGACGCTGTGGGCCGTGGTCTCGGACGAGCTGGACTACATCAACGTCGGCCAGGTCGAGATGCCTTCGCGGGCGTACGTGTCGGCGTTCGGCTTCAAGGGCCCGGACCAGCAGAAGCCCGCGGGCGTGCTGTCGGGCGGCGAGCGCAACCGGCTGAACCTGGCGCTCACCCTCAAGCAGGGCGGCAACCTGCTGCTCCTCGACGAGCCGACGAACGACCTCGACGTGGAGACCCTGTCCTCGCTGGAGAACGCGCTGCTCGACTTCCCCGGCTGCGCCGTGGTCGTCTCCCACGACCGCTGGTTCCTGGACCGCATCGCGACGCACATCCTGGCGTACGAGGGCGAGAGCAAGTGGTTCTGGTTCGAGGGCAACTTCGAGTCGTACGAGAAGAACAAGATCGAGCGGCTGGGTGCTGATGCCGCCCGCCCGCACCGCGCCACGTACAAGAAGCTCACGCGCGGCTGA